The following are encoded in a window of Lacinutrix sp. WUR7 genomic DNA:
- the cls gene encoding cardiolipin synthase — MNWILIAQVVYVIILIFVCFRIIFDTDNNTKAIAYVLLAIFLPIVGMIIYFSFGINYRKRKMYDKKLSDNLHLQGDLEKELIKYSKDILQEGDAAVKSNKKLVNLVLKENLSPLTNNNDVKLLLNGENKFPEVFKAIENAKHHIHIEYYIFQDDTIGNALIDLLIKKAKEGIKVRFIYDDFGSRSIRGKCIPKLKAAGVQTYPFYEIKFYAFASRINYRNHRKIIVVDGSISFVGGINVSDKYINNQKNQLFWRDTHLMIHGPATWYLQFLFLCDWNFCANDSIAIKDGLFPQKETFISAQDKMVQITASGPDSDTPTILFSMFQAICLAKKEILITTPYFIPGDSLLDALIIAGNSGLAVKLLVPGISDSKLANFASSSYYNALLKAGVEIYKYQKGFVHAKTLVIDDEIAIVGTANMDIRSFDLNFEVNAIVYDEEITIQLKNAFYQDIENADKINMQAWQNRPKYIKFFEKIARLFSPLL; from the coding sequence ATGAATTGGATTCTAATTGCTCAAGTAGTTTATGTAATAATACTCATTTTTGTATGCTTTCGTATCATTTTTGATACAGACAACAACACGAAAGCCATAGCTTATGTGCTACTCGCTATATTTTTGCCAATAGTTGGGATGATTATATACTTTTCTTTCGGAATTAATTACAGAAAACGAAAGATGTATGATAAAAAACTTTCAGATAATTTGCATTTGCAAGGCGACTTAGAAAAAGAACTAATTAAATATTCTAAAGACATTTTGCAAGAAGGAGATGCCGCTGTAAAGAGTAATAAGAAATTAGTGAATCTCGTTTTAAAAGAAAATTTAAGTCCGTTAACAAATAATAATGATGTAAAACTTCTTCTTAATGGGGAAAATAAATTTCCAGAAGTTTTTAAAGCAATAGAAAACGCTAAGCATCATATTCATATAGAATATTATATTTTTCAAGATGATACTATTGGTAATGCATTGATTGATTTACTAATTAAAAAAGCTAAAGAAGGTATTAAAGTAAGATTTATTTATGATGATTTTGGAAGTCGTTCTATTAGAGGGAAATGTATTCCAAAATTAAAAGCAGCAGGAGTGCAAACCTATCCTTTTTACGAAATAAAGTTTTATGCATTTGCTAGTAGGATCAATTATAGAAACCATAGAAAAATTATTGTTGTTGATGGAAGCATTTCCTTTGTAGGTGGAATAAATGTAAGTGATAAATATATTAATAACCAAAAGAATCAGCTGTTTTGGAGAGATACACACTTAATGATTCACGGACCAGCAACATGGTATTTACAATTTCTGTTTTTATGTGATTGGAATTTTTGTGCTAATGATTCTATTGCCATAAAAGATGGTTTGTTTCCTCAAAAAGAAACATTCATATCTGCACAAGATAAGATGGTGCAAATAACCGCTAGTGGTCCAGATTCAGATACACCAACTATTCTTTTCTCTATGTTTCAAGCTATTTGTTTAGCTAAAAAAGAAATTCTAATTACAACTCCTTATTTTATTCCAGGTGATAGTCTTTTAGATGCGCTTATAATTGCAGGAAATAGTGGCTTAGCTGTAAAACTTCTAGTTCCCGGTATTTCCGATTCTAAATTGGCAAATTTTGCATCTAGTTCTTATTATAATGCACTTTTAAAAGCAGGAGTAGAAATTTATAAATATCAAAAAGGTTTTGTACATGCTAAAACTTTGGTGATAGACGATGAAATAGCAATTGTTGGAACAGCAAATATGGATATTAGAAGTTTTGACTTGAATTTTGAAGTAAATGCCATTGTTTATGATGAAGAAATAACAATTCAACTTAAAAATGCCTTTTATCAAGATATAGAAAATGCCGATAAAATCAATATGCAAGCTTGGCAGAATAGACCAAAATACATAAAGTTCTTCGAAAAAATTGCACGTCTTTTTTCTCCATTACTTTAA
- a CDS encoding serine hydrolase, translated as MKGSQAKHFSILLFVLLLTNTVFSQVSSKQIDSIVNYAMTKFNVAGTAIAVVKDGKIIHNKGYGVKSIATKEPVNEHTQFAIASNSKAFTTAGLAILVEEGKINWEDKVKDHIPEFTMYNDYVEDNFSILDLVTHRSGLPLGMGDLMFFPDGTDFTMKDLLSSFQHFKASSAFRTKWDYDNLLYIVAGELIARKSGMTWEAFTKTRILEPLGMDNTFSSLANIKDTSNLSASHATDAGNIQVIPTFKEMMNGAAGGIFSNVDDLCQWMLLHLNDGKYGEKLDKELFSATNHDEMWKIHTVMGVNKNPRYNSHFSGYGLGWFLSDVKGNMKVEHTGGLPGMLSQTVLIPDMDLGIVILTNTSEDGGGLFSSVSHTILDMYLEMDDFKWIDKYSDYLKSKESKGDAITDKVWKKVDSLKDEFIDVNTYLGRYTDSWFGACEVFMKDDQLWLKFQRSPKLNGPLQFYEDETFAIKWEYQDMNADAFVTFALDEKGKAQSIKLKGISPNIDFSFDFHDLDLKRVAE; from the coding sequence ATGAAAGGTTCCCAAGCGAAACATTTTAGTATTTTACTATTTGTCTTATTACTAACCAATACTGTTTTTTCACAAGTATCCTCCAAGCAAATCGATTCTATAGTGAATTATGCCATGACAAAGTTTAACGTTGCAGGGACTGCAATTGCTGTTGTGAAAGATGGAAAGATAATTCATAACAAAGGTTATGGAGTAAAATCTATCGCAACTAAAGAACCTGTAAATGAACATACCCAATTTGCAATAGCATCTAATAGTAAAGCGTTTACTACTGCTGGCTTGGCAATTTTAGTAGAGGAAGGTAAAATAAATTGGGAGGATAAAGTTAAGGATCATATTCCTGAATTCACCATGTATAATGACTATGTAGAAGATAATTTTAGTATTCTAGATTTAGTAACCCATCGCAGTGGATTGCCTTTAGGAATGGGAGATTTAATGTTTTTTCCTGATGGAACAGATTTTACTATGAAGGATTTGCTTTCTAGTTTTCAGCATTTTAAAGCTTCTTCTGCTTTTCGAACGAAATGGGATTATGATAATTTATTGTATATCGTTGCAGGCGAATTGATTGCCAGAAAAAGCGGAATGACTTGGGAAGCATTTACTAAAACACGAATACTGGAACCTTTAGGAATGGATAATACCTTTTCCTCTTTAGCAAATATAAAAGACACCTCAAATTTGTCTGCTTCACATGCTACAGATGCTGGTAATATACAAGTAATTCCCACTTTTAAAGAAATGATGAATGGTGCTGCTGGTGGTATATTTTCTAATGTAGACGATTTATGCCAATGGATGTTACTCCATTTAAACGATGGGAAATATGGAGAAAAATTGGACAAGGAACTTTTCTCAGCAACCAATCATGACGAAATGTGGAAAATTCATACGGTTATGGGGGTTAATAAAAATCCGCGCTACAATTCGCATTTTTCTGGGTATGGATTAGGTTGGTTTTTGTCGGATGTTAAAGGAAACATGAAAGTAGAACATACTGGAGGTTTACCAGGAATGTTGTCGCAAACGGTATTAATTCCAGATATGGATTTAGGTATTGTTATTCTTACTAATACCAGTGAGGATGGTGGCGGCTTATTTTCTTCCGTATCACACACCATTTTAGATATGTATTTGGAAATGGATGATTTTAAGTGGATTGACAAATATTCAGACTACTTAAAATCTAAAGAAAGTAAAGGAGATGCAATAACCGATAAAGTATGGAAAAAGGTAGATAGCTTAAAAGATGAATTCATAGATGTAAATACATATTTGGGACGGTATACAGACAGTTGGTTTGGTGCTTGCGAAGTGTTTATGAAAGACGATCAGTTATGGCTTAAGTTTCAGCGTTCACCTAAGTTAAATGGTCCATTACAATTTTATGAAGACGAAACCTTTGCTATAAAATGGGAGTATCAAGACATGAATGCCGATGCCTTTGTAACCTTTGCTTTAGATGAAAAAGGAAAAGCGCAAAGCATAAAATTAAAAGGAATCTCACCAAATATCGATTTTAGTTTTGATTTTCACGATTTAGATTTGAAGCGAGTAGCAGAATAA
- a CDS encoding nuclear transport factor 2 family protein — MRTRLTNVLFLIFGLLFAEGIAQTDVINDPFPEAQQEVIETFGAIAQSIKDGDMDKLISFHAYGPKFTEFKGGEKRIGSEGNEAYERDVFGAVTEVVKFEAEDLQIAVYGDVANVTFHSNFHLKFGEDLVIVQDQFTLLFVKTKDGWKIVHEHHSPLTPIKE; from the coding sequence ATGAGAACACGATTAACCAATGTATTATTTCTAATTTTCGGATTGTTGTTTGCAGAAGGCATTGCGCAAACAGATGTAATAAACGATCCATTTCCAGAAGCACAACAAGAAGTCATCGAAACCTTTGGGGCTATTGCTCAAAGTATTAAAGATGGTGATATGGATAAACTCATTTCTTTCCATGCCTATGGTCCAAAGTTTACCGAGTTTAAAGGAGGAGAGAAGCGAATAGGAAGCGAAGGCAATGAAGCCTATGAACGCGATGTTTTTGGCGCGGTAACCGAAGTCGTTAAATTTGAAGCAGAAGATTTACAAATTGCTGTTTATGGGGATGTGGCTAATGTTACTTTTCATTCCAATTTTCATTTAAAATTTGGCGAAGACCTAGTAATAGTTCAAGATCAATTTACCTTGTTATTTGTTAAAACCAAAGACGGCTGGAAAATTGTGCATGAGCATCATTCGCCACTAACCCCAATAAAAGAATGA